The DNA region CCTGCCAGGGACGAGCTGGCGCGACCGCCCCCGTATCGACCGGGGCAACGGCGTCTACCTGGCCGGCGACCAGGTCGCGGCACCGGGCGTGCTCTCCGAGGTGTCGTTCAACAGCGCGCTGGAAGCGGTGTCCCTGGCACTGGGCACGCGAACCAGGTCGGGCCTTGACCTGAAGCACGCTTGAGGTTGAACGCTGGTGACAACACACGACCGAGCAGCACCGCGCCCCACCCCCAGAGCCCCGCCACGCCCCTCCCGCCTCGCCTCACCTCGCCCAAGGAGCCCCATGCAAGCCATCCGCCTCCACGCCTTCGGCCCGGCCGAGAACCTCACGTACGAGCGGACGGACGCCCCCCGCCCCGCCCCCGGCCAGGTCCGCATCCAGGTCGCCGCCGCGGGCGTACACCTCCTGGACACGGCGATCCGGGCGGGCATCAAGGGCCCGCTCCCGGAGCTGCCCGCGCTTCCCACGATCCCGGGCCGCGAGGTCGCCGGCACGGTCGAGTCCCTCGGCGAGGGCGTCGCCGCCCTCTGGCTGGGCAAGCGCGTGGTGGCCCACCTGGGCTTCAACCCGGGCGGCTACGCCGAACTCGCCGTCACGGACGTGGACCGCCTCCACGAGATCCCCGCGAACCTGGACTTCGCAGGGGCCGTCGCGATGATCGGCACGGGCCGTACGACGATGGGGATCCTCCAGTTCGCCGATCTCACCCCCGACTCCGTGGCCGTGATCCCGGCCGCGGCGGGCGGTATCGGCACCCTCCTCGTGCAGTACGCGAAGCACGCGGGCGCCACCGTGATCGGCCTGGCGGGAGGCCCCGAGAAGGTGGCACGGGTCGAGAAGAACGGCGCGGACCTGGCCGTCGACTACAAGGACCCGAACTGGCCGGACCAGGTGAGGCGGTTCCTCGGCGACCGCAGGGCCACGATCGTCTTCGACGGCGTAGGCGGCGACACAGCGCGCAAGTCGGTGGCCCTGCTCTCCACCCCGGGCACAACCACCCCGACCACCCCGCACACCCCCGACGCCAAGCACCTGGTCTTCGGCTGGTCGGGCGCGGGCCTGCACGACGGCACCCCGTACCTCGTCGAGGGCGTGTCCGAATCGGTCCTGGGCCCCGTGATGATGCAGAAGACAGGCGGCCCCAACCCCGTCCGCACCCTGGAACTCCGCGCCCTCGCCGAGGCCGCCGAGGGCCGCCTCACCCCGGCCGTCCAGCGCTTCCCGCTCTCGCGGGCGGCAGCCGCACACCGGGCCCTGGAAACCCGGGACACCATCGGCAAGGTGGTCCTGGAACCGTGACCCCGGTCAACGCTCAGCCTTGAGCGCCCCGCCCCAACTCCGCGAGCGCCCCGTCCGTGAGCCGGTACACCGTCCACTCGTCCTGCGCCCGGGCCCCCAACGCCTCGTAGAAGTCAATGGACGGCTGGTTCCAGTTGAGCACGGCCCATTCCAGCCGCTCGTACCCCCGCTCCACACAGATCCGGGCCAGCTCCCCGAGCAGCGCCTTCCCGTGCCCACCGCCCCGCGCCTGCGGCCGTACGTACAGGTCCTCCAGGTAGATCCCGTGCACCCCGCGCCACGTCGAGAAGTTGAGGAACCAGAGCGCGAACCCGACCGGCTCGCCGTCCGCCGACTCCGCGATGTGCGCGAACGCGGCCGGCCGCTCCCCGAAGAGCGCCTCGCGCAACTGCTCCTCGGTGGCTCTGACCTCCTCCAACGCCTTCTCGTACTCGGCCAGTTCACGGACCATGGAGTGGATCACGGGCACATCAACGGGAGTCGCCGTACGAATCATGCGGGCAGGCTACGACAGCGTTGCGGCCAACCCGAGCCAATATCCAGGCGGTCGGCCGGCCTCACCGCCCGAGCAACACCCGCGCGATGCCGACCTGCTCGGCGTCCAGCCCCTCCCCCTCCTCCACCTGCCACAGCGAGTTCTGCAGTACCCGCCCGAGTGTCCAGGCCCGGGCCCGCTCCCGGTCCAGGCCCAGCGTCTCCGTCATCAGGTCGAAGCGGCGGGCCAGCCGCCCCTCGTCGTACCGGTTCCAGAGTGCGGGCAACAGCTCG from Streptomyces sp. NBC_00258 includes:
- a CDS encoding zinc-binding dehydrogenase, translated to MQAIRLHAFGPAENLTYERTDAPRPAPGQVRIQVAAAGVHLLDTAIRAGIKGPLPELPALPTIPGREVAGTVESLGEGVAALWLGKRVVAHLGFNPGGYAELAVTDVDRLHEIPANLDFAGAVAMIGTGRTTMGILQFADLTPDSVAVIPAAAGGIGTLLVQYAKHAGATVIGLAGGPEKVARVEKNGADLAVDYKDPNWPDQVRRFLGDRRATIVFDGVGGDTARKSVALLSTPGTTTPTTPHTPDAKHLVFGWSGAGLHDGTPYLVEGVSESVLGPVMMQKTGGPNPVRTLELRALAEAAEGRLTPAVQRFPLSRAAAAHRALETRDTIGKVVLEP
- a CDS encoding GNAT family N-acetyltransferase; protein product: MIRTATPVDVPVIHSMVRELAEYEKALEEVRATEEQLREALFGERPAAFAHIAESADGEPVGFALWFLNFSTWRGVHGIYLEDLYVRPQARGGGHGKALLGELARICVERGYERLEWAVLNWNQPSIDFYEALGARAQDEWTVYRLTDGALAELGRGAQG